One genomic window of Paeniglutamicibacter sp. Y32M11 includes the following:
- a CDS encoding universal stress protein, with protein sequence MSTESASAFPHHEPEPAPAGSIVVGHDGSKGAEDALSMALELAEELKLPVVVARAWSISTAPRPAEWTFGYVPAWEEFTAAVQHELENKVRPFAEKHPTVVISYEPVHAPAVKSLITISRDARMLVLGTRGRGGLAGMLLGSVSEQCVRHALCPVLVVRSKS encoded by the coding sequence CGGAACCCGCTCCAGCAGGCAGCATCGTGGTGGGTCATGACGGATCCAAGGGGGCCGAGGACGCGCTGTCCATGGCGTTAGAACTGGCCGAAGAACTCAAGCTGCCCGTGGTGGTGGCACGCGCCTGGTCCATCTCCACGGCGCCACGTCCAGCGGAATGGACGTTCGGCTACGTGCCGGCCTGGGAGGAATTCACCGCGGCTGTGCAGCACGAATTGGAAAACAAGGTGCGTCCGTTCGCCGAAAAACACCCCACCGTAGTCATCAGCTACGAACCGGTCCACGCACCAGCGGTCAAGAGCCTGATCACCATCTCGCGTGACGCGCGCATGCTGGTGCTGGGAACCCGCGGACGCGGCGGTTTAGCGGGAATGCTGTTGGGTTCGGTCAGCGAGCAGTGTGTCCGCCACGCCTTATGCCCGGTGTTGGTGGTGCGCTCCAAATCCTGA
- a CDS encoding aminotransferase class I/II-fold pyridoxal phosphate-dependent enzyme, producing MAKSDTDEYATPSSVWRLRTDAWEYLGYAAKALPGTSDPGNSERGLLAEVMRQLRVLEAVETYWAVPGKAHVLELRALIQEGDFNSALKLIETVTRGFTRFRHELEGKITSSDPQMEAAEPGALAIADRRPRFEVLVIDDVSATVREELIAEMDGQRRESDRFIYQINVVPSLEDALIAVLLNPTIQACILRPGFTVPARHTPGEDLRKFLDGFISPDISTYAPKARILALADKLKELRPELDLYLVADVSIEELAGSINRRFVRLFRREESMELHLSLVKGVEDRFRTPFFDAVQQHSRRPAAVFHALPISRGGSVVNSRWIKDMGEFYGLNLLHAETSATSGGLDSLLDPRSTIRDAQVLAARAFGARRSYFVTNGTSTANKIVHQSILAPGDVVIADRNCHKSHHYALMLAGAQVAYVDAYPLDEFSFYGAVPLKTLKGMLLDYRRAGRLDEVKMITLTNCTFDGIVYDVQRVMEECLAIKPDLVFLWDEAWFAFATFHPIYRRRTAMSAAATLEESFQDPAYIARAEAQRATLFDQSTGEPLDDELWLSTRLLPDPKVARLRVYATQSTHKTLTALRQGSMIHVYDQDFSSQNQETFSAAYMTHTSTSPNYQILASLDIGRRQAVLEGYELVQRQAYLAQSVAQAVARHPLLKKYFKVLTTHDLIPEEYRETTRPMPLRDGIAAMDEAWRTDEFVVDPSRLTLHIGRTGVDGDTFKHKYLMDLHGIQVNKTSRNTVLFMTNIGTSRSAVAYLLDVLVKLAEHFDAQQADLGPSALKARARTVAALSSTPPPLPDFSRFADRFRRGGDTIDGDLRTAYFTTYKDGTCSYLMPKEITERVLTGEEVVSAGFVTPYPPGFPVLVPGQVFTKEILSFMDVLDTREIHGFDPELGYRILNDPEQSRDEAN from the coding sequence ATGGCCAAATCCGATACCGACGAATATGCAACACCTTCCAGCGTTTGGCGCCTGCGCACCGACGCATGGGAATACCTGGGCTACGCAGCAAAGGCGCTGCCGGGAACCAGTGACCCCGGAAATTCAGAACGCGGACTGCTCGCCGAGGTTATGCGACAGCTGCGCGTTCTGGAGGCGGTGGAAACCTACTGGGCAGTGCCGGGCAAGGCGCATGTCCTCGAACTTCGTGCCCTGATCCAAGAGGGCGACTTCAACTCCGCGCTCAAGCTCATTGAGACGGTAACCCGCGGATTTACCCGGTTCCGTCATGAACTCGAGGGTAAAATTACCTCGTCCGATCCGCAGATGGAAGCTGCCGAGCCCGGGGCCCTCGCCATTGCCGATCGACGACCTCGCTTTGAGGTTCTGGTTATTGACGATGTTTCGGCCACGGTGCGTGAGGAACTCATTGCCGAGATGGATGGCCAGCGTCGGGAATCTGACCGGTTCATCTACCAAATCAATGTGGTGCCCAGCCTTGAGGACGCGCTGATTGCCGTCTTGCTGAACCCCACCATCCAGGCCTGCATTTTGCGCCCAGGCTTCACCGTGCCCGCCAGGCACACCCCGGGTGAAGACCTTCGCAAGTTCTTGGACGGTTTCATCAGCCCGGATATCTCCACCTACGCCCCCAAGGCGCGCATCCTGGCCCTAGCCGACAAGCTCAAGGAGCTGCGCCCGGAACTTGATCTGTACCTGGTGGCGGACGTTTCCATCGAGGAGTTGGCGGGCTCCATAAATCGCCGGTTTGTGCGCCTCTTCCGCCGCGAAGAGTCCATGGAATTGCATCTCTCCCTCGTCAAGGGTGTTGAAGACCGCTTCCGAACTCCGTTCTTCGACGCCGTGCAACAACACAGCCGCAGGCCTGCTGCCGTCTTCCACGCCCTGCCCATCTCTCGCGGCGGCTCGGTGGTGAACTCCCGGTGGATCAAGGACATGGGCGAGTTCTACGGACTGAACCTGCTCCATGCCGAAACCTCCGCCACCTCCGGCGGACTTGACTCCTTGCTTGACCCGCGTAGCACCATTCGTGATGCCCAGGTTCTCGCCGCTCGGGCCTTCGGTGCCCGCCGGTCCTACTTCGTCACCAATGGCACGTCCACGGCCAATAAGATCGTGCACCAATCCATCCTGGCACCGGGAGATGTGGTCATCGCCGACCGCAATTGCCACAAGTCCCACCACTACGCCCTCATGCTCGCTGGCGCCCAGGTTGCCTACGTGGATGCCTATCCGCTGGACGAGTTCTCCTTCTACGGAGCCGTACCACTCAAGACGCTGAAGGGCATGCTGCTTGATTACCGTCGGGCCGGTCGCCTGGACGAGGTCAAGATGATCACGCTGACCAACTGCACCTTCGACGGCATCGTTTATGACGTCCAACGCGTGATGGAGGAATGCCTGGCCATCAAGCCAGACTTGGTCTTCCTCTGGGACGAGGCATGGTTCGCCTTCGCCACCTTCCACCCCATCTACCGGCGGCGCACCGCCATGTCCGCGGCGGCAACGCTCGAGGAGAGCTTCCAGGATCCGGCCTACATCGCCCGGGCCGAAGCCCAGCGGGCCACGCTCTTTGATCAGTCCACCGGTGAACCCCTCGATGACGAGCTGTGGCTCTCCACCCGGTTGCTGCCGGACCCCAAGGTGGCCAGGTTGCGCGTGTACGCGACGCAGTCAACGCATAAGACCCTGACCGCATTGCGCCAGGGTTCGATGATCCACGTTTATGATCAGGACTTCAGCAGCCAGAATCAGGAAACGTTCAGCGCCGCGTACATGACCCATACCTCCACCTCGCCGAACTACCAGATCCTGGCCTCCCTGGACATCGGCCGTCGCCAGGCCGTGCTGGAGGGTTACGAGCTGGTCCAACGTCAGGCCTACCTGGCGCAGTCGGTGGCCCAAGCAGTAGCTCGCCACCCCCTGCTCAAAAAGTATTTCAAGGTCCTGACCACCCACGATTTGATCCCCGAGGAGTACCGAGAAACCACGCGTCCCATGCCGCTGCGTGACGGCATCGCCGCCATGGACGAAGCCTGGAGGACCGACGAATTCGTGGTCGACCCAAGTCGCCTGACCCTGCATATCGGGCGCACGGGGGTTGACGGTGACACGTTTAAACACAAGTACCTGATGGACCTGCACGGGATTCAGGTTAATAAGACCTCCCGAAACACCGTGCTATTCATGACAAACATCGGGACCTCACGCAGTGCCGTCGCCTATCTACTCGACGTTCTGGTCAAGCTGGCGGAACACTTTGATGCCCAGCAGGCAGATCTCGGACCGTCCGCGCTCAAGGCGCGGGCCCGCACGGTAGCGGCACTGAGCAGTACGCCGCCCCCGCTGCCGGACTTCAGCCGGTTCGCGGATCGTTTCCGCCGTGGCGGGGACACGATCGACGGCGACCTGCGCACCGCCTATTTCACCACCTACAAGGACGGCACCTGCAGCTACCTGATGCCGAAGGAAATCACCGAGCGGGTTTTGACCGGCGAGGAAGTGGTATCCGCAGGATTCGTGACACCCTACCCACCGGGTTTCCCGGTACTGGTTCCGGGCCAAGTCTTCACCAAGGAGATCCTCTCCTTCATGGATGTCCTTGATACGCGCGAAATTCACGGCTTTGATCCGGAACTCGGCTATCGGATTCTCAATGATCCGGAACAGTCCCGAGACGAGGCCAACTAA
- a CDS encoding serine hydrolase: protein MESTNLDSAPTVVDMTNWQLPENLRWSFQNIAEFLPTALISRGQGPASALPASPRELGCISLPSAYPEEPPMTVDSVMCATDTDGWMLLHKGQVLTESYFGEMAPETPHLLMSVSKSLVGTVAGALCDAGLLDPEATLTSYLPSLVGKGYDGATVRNLLDMRSGITFSEDYLDPQAEVRMLEEAIGWAPSTDPGIIGMYTYLKTLPKKWEHGGVFEYRSCETDMLGWICEVAGGAPMPMLLSHLLWGKLGAEFDASIGIDQFGTGMFDGGINASMRDLARFGSLFVGDGTSLTGERVLSESWIEQTLAGASDSRTAFADSPGDNRMPGGMYRNQMWFPYEGNDVVVCLGIHGQMIYVNRPAQVVAVKLSSWHYPQDAFKLFSTLRAFDAISKTLLTEQTADSTAEQSAETEVEQPFAATAAQPAEPVADHPADSALEPPVEPAAMQPDEPPIAQPGEPAVEQPFEPAAAAQSFDLPVVLPLESPTMQPFGTTTVEPAEQPVEQPFDPTTAQQVASNVAPDSEQPGEAPFPVDPEHPSYLPLFSVPRVHPNPYSGD, encoded by the coding sequence GTGGAGAGCACCAATTTAGATTCCGCCCCAACAGTGGTGGACATGACAAACTGGCAGCTGCCCGAGAACTTGCGATGGTCCTTCCAAAATATTGCCGAGTTCCTGCCCACCGCGCTGATATCGCGGGGGCAGGGGCCGGCCTCGGCATTGCCGGCATCGCCGCGCGAACTCGGCTGCATCTCCTTGCCCTCGGCTTACCCCGAGGAACCGCCCATGACCGTAGATTCCGTCATGTGTGCAACGGACACCGACGGCTGGATGCTGCTGCACAAGGGCCAGGTGCTCACCGAGTCCTACTTTGGTGAAATGGCACCGGAAACACCGCATCTTTTGATGTCGGTGAGCAAATCCTTGGTCGGTACGGTTGCCGGTGCCTTGTGCGACGCCGGACTGCTTGATCCTGAGGCCACGTTGACCAGTTACCTGCCGTCGTTGGTCGGCAAAGGATACGACGGGGCAACGGTTCGCAACCTGCTGGATATGCGTTCGGGCATCACCTTTTCCGAGGACTACCTCGACCCGCAGGCCGAAGTGCGCATGTTGGAAGAAGCCATTGGCTGGGCACCATCCACCGATCCCGGCATCATTGGCATGTACACCTACCTGAAGACGCTCCCGAAAAAGTGGGAGCACGGTGGAGTCTTCGAGTACCGTTCCTGCGAAACGGACATGCTGGGCTGGATTTGTGAGGTGGCCGGAGGCGCTCCGATGCCTATGCTGCTCTCGCACCTGCTGTGGGGAAAGCTGGGGGCCGAATTTGATGCATCGATCGGCATCGACCAATTCGGCACGGGCATGTTTGATGGTGGAATCAACGCGTCGATGCGCGACTTGGCCCGCTTTGGTTCGCTCTTTGTCGGAGACGGCACCTCGCTGACCGGCGAGCGAGTACTCTCCGAATCATGGATCGAGCAGACCTTAGCCGGGGCCTCGGATTCTCGCACTGCGTTCGCCGACAGTCCCGGTGATAACCGTATGCCCGGCGGAATGTATCGAAATCAGATGTGGTTCCCCTACGAGGGAAACGACGTTGTGGTCTGCTTAGGCATCCATGGACAGATGATCTATGTCAATCGCCCTGCCCAGGTGGTCGCCGTCAAGCTGTCCAGCTGGCATTATCCTCAGGATGCCTTCAAGCTTTTCTCTACCCTGCGTGCGTTCGACGCAATCTCAAAGACTCTCTTGACCGAGCAGACGGCCGATTCCACCGCAGAGCAATCTGCCGAAACGGAAGTGGAGCAGCCCTTCGCTGCCACCGCTGCGCAGCCTGCTGAACCGGTAGCCGACCACCCCGCGGATTCCGCCCTCGAGCCGCCCGTCGAACCAGCAGCCATGCAGCCTGATGAACCACCGATCGCGCAACCCGGCGAACCAGCCGTTGAGCAGCCCTTCGAACCGGCAGCCGCTGCGCAATCCTTCGACCTCCCGGTCGTGTTACCCCTCGAATCACCAACCATGCAGCCATTCGGCACCACCACCGTGGAACCCGCCGAACAACCGGTCGAGCAACCCTTCGACCCCACCACCGCGCAACAGGTCGCGAGCAACGTCGCTCCCGATTCTGAGCAACCGGGCGAAGCACCCTTCCCCGTGGACCCCGAACACCCGTCGTACCTGCCCTTATTCTCCGTCCCTCGAGTACACCCAAATCCTTACTCGGGAGACTGA
- a CDS encoding biotin carboxylase, which produces MPRATPSGPEAPEATVGTDAAFAPTVPAETALHTVRNISEVRHFFRTNDVPVFFIGATPFNLLGLDRWVRNFTYISYYDAWDGAHARVFTPVNKPYKEFGSGEEINNWLLLNPEVRARMTKDLRPGVRPKVAMVFFDAETEHICEELGYDLILPPAELRSRLDSKIVTTQLGNEAGVPSVPNVLTTGTDWTTLRKVADESGLGKELVVQTPYGDSGKTTFFIANEADWDKYSSDIIGEQIKVMRRINNLPVAVEAVLTRSGTLVGPFLTELAGHSDLTPYQGGWCGNEMHPDVLTATQRTRATDLVQRMGDRLSKEGYRGFFEVDVLVDTDTDEVYLGELNPRISGASAITNVTAGAYADVPLFLFHLLEYMDVEFDLDIDEINARWEALSGADVWSQMIIKETSETVELLTATPATGQYQLDSNGALVFSRPAMDWHMLQNESEAFFLRIYGPGDYRWKGADLGILVTKGRLQVERNGSTQLSIRAKHFIDSVRAGFTGLPLSATEPVEATAGIGVKTQW; this is translated from the coding sequence ATGCCTCGGGCAACACCAAGCGGCCCAGAGGCCCCCGAGGCCACCGTCGGAACGGACGCCGCCTTCGCCCCAACGGTTCCAGCCGAAACTGCCCTGCACACGGTGCGAAACATCTCCGAGGTCCGCCACTTCTTCCGCACCAACGATGTACCGGTCTTCTTTATCGGTGCCACGCCGTTCAATCTGCTGGGTCTTGACCGATGGGTACGCAACTTTACCTACATCAGCTACTACGATGCCTGGGATGGTGCGCACGCTCGGGTCTTCACCCCGGTGAACAAGCCTTACAAGGAATTCGGGTCGGGCGAAGAAATCAACAACTGGCTATTGCTCAACCCTGAGGTCAGAGCACGCATGACAAAGGACTTGCGTCCCGGAGTGCGGCCGAAGGTGGCCATGGTCTTCTTCGATGCGGAAACCGAGCACATCTGTGAAGAACTCGGTTACGATCTGATCCTGCCGCCAGCAGAACTGCGCTCGCGACTCGATTCCAAGATCGTGACCACGCAGCTGGGCAACGAGGCCGGCGTTCCGTCGGTACCCAACGTATTGACCACCGGAACGGATTGGACCACCCTTCGCAAGGTGGCAGATGAGTCCGGACTTGGTAAAGAATTGGTCGTCCAGACGCCGTACGGTGACTCCGGCAAGACCACCTTCTTCATCGCCAACGAGGCGGACTGGGACAAGTACAGCTCCGATATCATCGGCGAACAGATCAAGGTGATGCGCCGGATTAACAACCTACCGGTGGCCGTCGAAGCTGTGCTGACACGCTCCGGCACGCTGGTGGGTCCTTTCCTCACCGAGCTTGCGGGTCACAGCGACCTGACCCCGTACCAGGGTGGATGGTGCGGCAATGAGATGCACCCGGATGTCCTCACCGCCACCCAGCGCACCCGGGCTACCGACCTCGTCCAGCGCATGGGAGATCGCTTGTCGAAGGAGGGTTACCGCGGCTTCTTCGAGGTCGACGTTCTGGTGGACACCGACACCGACGAGGTTTACCTCGGCGAGCTGAACCCGCGCATTTCCGGGGCATCGGCCATCACCAACGTGACGGCCGGAGCCTACGCGGACGTGCCGTTGTTCCTCTTCCACCTGCTCGAATACATGGATGTGGAATTCGACCTGGACATCGACGAAATCAATGCACGCTGGGAAGCGCTTTCGGGTGCCGATGTGTGGAGCCAGATGATCATCAAGGAAACCTCCGAGACGGTCGAATTGCTCACCGCCACGCCCGCCACCGGCCAGTATCAGCTGGACAGCAACGGCGCGTTGGTCTTCAGCCGTCCCGCCATGGACTGGCACATGCTGCAGAACGAATCCGAAGCGTTCTTCCTGCGCATCTACGGTCCCGGTGACTACCGCTGGAAGGGTGCCGACCTCGGTATCTTGGTCACCAAGGGTCGTCTTCAGGTCGAACGCAATGGCTCCACGCAGCTGAGCATCAGGGCTAAGCACTTCATCGACAGTGTTCGTGCCGGATTCACCGGACTGCCGTTGAGCGCCACGGAGCCGGTTGAGGCTACCGCGGGGATCGGAGTAAAAACCCAGTGGTAA
- a CDS encoding HNH endonuclease family protein, with protein sequence MNGPLASGALAKLTVKGKAAATGYDRNDKFGNGWKDPDGNKCDARQDILSRDMTRLTYKDAKKCTVATGRLADQYTGQIINWKVNSGSVDIDHAVALKNAWISGAQRLSQDQRVLLANDPLNLLASEASANRSKGYKNAAEWLPPHKSFRCQYVATQISVKRKYTLSVTKAEKDAMAKVLRSCPKQKAAKVTPLISAAKTNTIGPAASK encoded by the coding sequence TTGAATGGCCCGCTGGCATCAGGTGCCCTGGCCAAGCTCACGGTCAAGGGCAAGGCCGCAGCCACCGGCTATGACCGCAATGACAAGTTCGGAAACGGCTGGAAAGACCCTGACGGGAATAAGTGCGATGCCCGCCAAGACATCTTGTCCCGCGACATGACCCGCCTGACCTACAAGGACGCCAAGAAATGCACGGTGGCCACCGGACGGCTGGCGGACCAATACACCGGACAAATAATTAACTGGAAGGTTAATTCCGGCAGCGTTGACATCGACCACGCAGTGGCCTTGAAAAATGCTTGGATATCCGGCGCACAGAGGCTTTCCCAAGATCAACGCGTCCTGCTGGCCAATGATCCGCTCAATCTACTGGCCTCAGAGGCATCTGCCAACCGTTCTAAGGGATACAAAAATGCCGCTGAGTGGTTGCCTCCACATAAATCTTTTCGTTGCCAGTACGTGGCGACGCAGATCAGCGTAAAACGCAAGTACACACTTTCTGTGACAAAGGCAGAGAAGGACGCGATGGCAAAAGTTCTTCGATCGTGCCCCAAACAGAAGGCTGCCAAGGTCACTCCACTGATTTCTGCAGCAAAGACAAACACTATTGGACCTGCGGCCTCAAAGTAA
- a CDS encoding glycoside hydrolase family 38 C-terminal domain-containing protein: MDNGLVSVHINAQGLITSAIDLVTGREAMAPGQPGNLLQLHHDFPNKWDAWDIDAFYRNSVTDLRDLDSMSLTRDPDGSARVILRRSFSKSSLTQELVLSPGSRMLSISQQTQWHETEKFLKIAFPLDIRAEHSTAETQFGYLHRPTHVNTSWEAAKFETSMHRFVLIEEPGFGTALINDSSYGYDVTRDSSDSRVTTTVRLSLLRAPRFPDPFTDHGPQLHRYGLLIGADIASATEAGIAMNMTPRTVAGRHGFDPLVELSGAGVLLSSVKLAMDRSGDVVIRVYEALGRRASGVLRINAEVTEITTVSLLEDPLLDASRIEKTDARGNVHAVELTLGAFEIRTLRVRLKR; encoded by the coding sequence TTGGACAACGGACTGGTCTCGGTACACATCAACGCCCAAGGTCTGATCACGTCGGCGATCGACCTAGTCACCGGTCGTGAAGCCATGGCGCCGGGACAACCGGGGAACCTACTGCAACTGCACCACGACTTCCCGAACAAGTGGGATGCCTGGGATATCGATGCCTTCTACCGCAACAGCGTCACCGATCTACGCGATCTGGATTCCATGTCCTTAACCCGCGACCCGGACGGATCTGCACGTGTGATCCTGCGGCGAAGCTTTTCGAAGTCCAGCCTCACCCAAGAACTGGTGTTGTCACCTGGAAGTCGAATGCTGTCGATTTCCCAACAAACGCAATGGCATGAAACCGAAAAGTTTCTCAAGATCGCCTTCCCCCTAGATATTCGTGCCGAGCATTCGACGGCCGAAACCCAATTCGGTTACCTGCACCGGCCCACTCACGTGAACACCAGCTGGGAAGCCGCCAAATTTGAAACGTCCATGCACAGATTTGTGCTGATCGAAGAGCCTGGATTCGGCACAGCGCTGATCAACGATTCGAGCTACGGCTACGATGTCACCCGCGATTCCTCCGACTCACGCGTCACCACCACCGTGCGACTTTCCCTACTCCGCGCCCCACGCTTCCCCGACCCGTTCACCGATCACGGCCCGCAACTGCATCGTTACGGGCTGCTCATTGGAGCCGACATTGCCTCGGCCACCGAAGCCGGGATCGCCATGAACATGACACCACGCACGGTTGCCGGTAGACACGGGTTCGATCCATTGGTGGAGCTCAGCGGTGCCGGCGTGCTGCTCTCCAGCGTGAAGTTAGCCATGGATCGCAGCGGAGATGTGGTCATTCGAGTTTACGAGGCACTGGGCCGCCGGGCGTCCGGTGTTCTGCGCATCAACGCAGAAGTCACGGAGATTACGACCGTCTCACTTCTTGAGGACCCGCTCCTCGATGCTTCCCGGATCGAAAAAACTGACGCTCGGGGCAACGTGCATGCCGTGGAACTGACCCTGGGTGCCTTCGAAATCCGTACCCTTCGGGTGAGGCTCAAACGATGA
- a CDS encoding alpha-mannosidase, translating to MHDDPSLTISRATRVLAERIRPAIHQQPMALNVMSHQLPGEPISPLAAFGLEYTEHRVGSAWGPAWGTTWFRIRGQVPVQWSGFRLEVLIDLGFDPSMTGFQCEGLVYRGDGSTVKSINPRNQWIPVTDSALGGETFEFFIEAASNPILLDHHPFLPTQQGDILTSSPDPLYTTARMDLAIFHAEVYELAADLDVLLGLQEELPPGPRRMKIIKGIEAALDALDLQDISTTAAGARSILAPLLASPAGASEHVLSAIGHAHIDSAWLWPIRETVRKVARTISSVLELLETDPEFIFGMSSAQQYKWLKEQYPDLYQRVKDAVARGRLVPLGGMWVESDTVMPSGESLVRQFLYGQNFFQQEFGIHCKGAWLPDSFGYSAAMPQLMHRAGFDWFFTQKISWNQRNTFPHHTFEWEGIDGSRVLTHFPPMDTYSSQLSAREVALASSQFSESGTVSGSIAPVGWGDGGGGTTREMASAASRLKSLEGSPRVRWERPDDFYQRTQAELPVPPVWVGELYLELHRGTLTSQHRTKAGNRASEHLLVEAELWAATAAVRTGSSYPYQELDALWEKVLLHQFHDILPGTSIAWVHREVVADYDRIIAATEKLISAAVTALVGSGETPLTLNPTPYPRDDVPRVECGRRLPQKWSTTRSQQARTQTVIRWTTDWSRYTSTPKV from the coding sequence ATGCACGATGACCCGTCCCTAACCATTTCACGCGCAACTCGGGTGCTGGCCGAACGGATTCGCCCGGCGATTCATCAGCAACCCATGGCCTTGAACGTGATGTCTCATCAGCTTCCCGGCGAACCCATCAGTCCGTTAGCTGCGTTCGGCCTTGAGTACACCGAGCACCGGGTTGGCAGTGCGTGGGGTCCGGCTTGGGGAACCACCTGGTTCAGAATTCGTGGGCAGGTCCCTGTCCAGTGGTCTGGTTTCCGCCTCGAGGTGCTCATCGATCTGGGCTTTGATCCATCGATGACCGGCTTCCAATGTGAGGGCCTCGTCTACCGAGGTGATGGTTCCACGGTTAAGTCCATCAACCCTCGCAATCAATGGATCCCGGTGACAGATTCCGCCCTTGGTGGCGAGACCTTTGAATTTTTTATCGAGGCAGCGTCAAACCCCATCCTGCTTGATCACCATCCGTTCCTACCCACACAGCAGGGCGACATCCTCACGTCCTCCCCCGACCCGCTTTACACCACTGCCCGCATGGATCTGGCTATTTTTCATGCCGAGGTCTATGAACTCGCCGCAGACCTTGATGTCCTCCTAGGACTTCAAGAAGAGCTGCCTCCCGGCCCACGACGCATGAAAATCATCAAGGGGATCGAGGCGGCACTCGATGCCCTTGACCTCCAAGACATCTCAACCACCGCGGCCGGTGCGCGCTCGATTCTGGCACCCCTGCTCGCATCCCCAGCAGGTGCCAGCGAACATGTACTCTCGGCAATCGGCCATGCCCACATTGACTCCGCATGGCTCTGGCCGATCCGCGAAACGGTGCGTAAGGTCGCCCGGACCATCTCCTCAGTGCTGGAATTGTTGGAGACAGATCCCGAATTCATCTTTGGCATGTCAAGCGCTCAGCAATACAAGTGGCTTAAAGAGCAATACCCCGACCTATATCAGCGCGTGAAGGACGCTGTGGCACGGGGCCGTCTGGTGCCGTTGGGCGGGATGTGGGTCGAATCGGACACCGTGATGCCCTCTGGTGAGTCTCTGGTGCGACAATTCTTATACGGTCAGAACTTCTTCCAGCAGGAATTTGGAATCCATTGCAAGGGAGCTTGGCTACCGGATTCCTTCGGCTACTCCGCAGCGATGCCGCAACTGATGCACCGTGCGGGTTTCGATTGGTTCTTCACTCAAAAAATTTCCTGGAACCAGCGCAATACCTTCCCACACCACACCTTCGAGTGGGAGGGCATCGACGGATCCCGGGTGTTAACCCATTTCCCACCGATGGACACCTATAGTTCCCAACTCTCCGCACGTGAAGTGGCCCTGGCCTCGAGCCAGTTCAGTGAGTCAGGCACCGTCTCCGGATCCATCGCACCGGTGGGGTGGGGAGATGGAGGTGGAGGCACGACGCGTGAGATGGCCTCGGCCGCCAGCAGACTCAAGAGTCTTGAAGGAAGCCCTCGGGTGAGATGGGAGCGGCCGGACGACTTTTATCAGCGCACCCAAGCCGAGCTACCCGTTCCACCGGTGTGGGTTGGCGAGCTCTACCTTGAATTGCACCGCGGCACATTGACCTCACAACATCGCACCAAGGCCGGTAATCGTGCTTCCGAACATCTGTTGGTGGAGGCCGAGCTCTGGGCCGCCACGGCTGCTGTCCGCACGGGTTCCAGCTACCCATATCAGGAGCTCGATGCGCTGTGGGAGAAGGTGCTACTTCACCAATTCCATGACATTCTTCCTGGCACCTCTATCGCGTGGGTGCATCGAGAAGTCGTCGCCGACTACGACCGCATTATCGCCGCCACCGAGAAGCTCATATCCGCGGCGGTAACTGCCCTCGTTGGCTCCGGTGAAACTCCGCTGACTCTCAACCCGACGCCGTATCCCCGCGATGATGTGCCCCGGGTGGAGTGCGGCCGGCGGCTGCCCCAAAAATGGTCCACCACGCGGTCACAGCAAGCCCGCACGCAGACGGTTATACGTTGGACAACGGACTGGTCTCGGTACACATCAACGCCCAAGGTCTGA